Genomic segment of Salvia splendens isolate huo1 chromosome 12, SspV2, whole genome shotgun sequence:
AAAACGCACCATTTTCAACCTCCGCTATTTGCAAGCTACTTAATAAATCCACGATAAGATCCTGGAATTAAGACGGAGAAATGAGATCCAAGGTTTAATAGAATTTGAGACAAAAAGGAAATTGCGATTTGGCCGAAGCAATCAATGCATACTGAGAGAAAAGCTGTAAACCTGACAAGACAAATGAATTTTGAAAACTATCTTACCTGCTGAATTGATGTTTGTTGGAAGAGATTTTGAAGGTGAGGCATCAGAACTGAGGCATATCCATTACTATTGCCGATTTCTTTGGGTGACTGGCTTTGGGGCTGAATAGCAAGAGCATCAGAAAGTCCGGTAATTTGGAATCAAATATCCAGTTAGCGGCagtaatttaaatatcaatagaTACAAGAAGCATACACACCATTTGTTTGGAATCAAATATCCAGTTGCCTACGCTAGCAGACTTCCTCAGTGGTGACCCCTGAGAACCACATGAACATCCAGTTATATGATTAAAAAAACTGTCACCATCTTTTAAAAGAATAAAGGTGGCTCCTTTCTTACCTGAGAACTTCGCCGAGAGACTGTGGATAGTGGAATATCCTAGTCATTGTGTTAGGTTAGGAACAATCATGAGAAACAATCAAGTAACAGTCATGAAAAAGAATCTAGTACTTAAATGAGCTATACCTTTACAAGATCCACATTTTCGGACGTCACGGAGAACCGCCCTTTTATTTGTACCAAATTCGTTTTTGATTTGTCCTCCAATGTGTCTTTGAATCCTGGAAACAAAAAAGATGATATAATATGCTTCCAAGAATTTATCCAAAAATAGTTATATGCAATTATGCATGCTAATTAAATATACCTCCCGAAGATTTGATTGGAGCTGATAAGCTGTTTGCTGAAGCTCGGTTCGGAAGGTTTAGAGGACCGCTAAAACTGGGTGCTCTTCGCACTTGCTGAGACTTCTCAGCCACTAAGTGGTTATCAATTTCATACCTAATGAACACATTTTGTATACCAGTGAAATTAGATTGGGGAATTATCCTGTTGAATTGCAAAAGCCAAGAAATGACCACATAGATCTAACAAAGATTTAATAATTTACGCAGGGAAAATATAGCAAGTTAAATTTGctcagttttaaaatttatgagAAAACAAACACGTGTACTCCACATATCCACAACATAGAATCAGTTTAAAAATTGATGACTAAATAAACCCATGCATTCCACGAAGGTGAGCCTCCCTTCTTCATGCTCTTCACAGCATGAAACATAGCATCACACTAGAAAATGCATTTATATCAGAGCATATACTGAATCACGTGCAAAGTTCTTAGAGTTGAGCTAGAAATTGAATACCCTACCTAATAATGTATTTATCCCAACATCAGGAAGTAAGAAGTCTTTTGTCAAGTTAAAGTAGTTGAAACTAACTCTTCAGATAAGAAATTCAAATAGAAAATGGTCCAATAAAGTTATCCAGAGACAGCACACAAACAAGTTTACTTGAAGAGTATTTCCAATTAGCATGAAAGGAGATATTCTGGATGTAAGACAGATTAAGCATTCATTTTAGAGCATAGTAAAACTGAAGGAAGAAACATAAAGACAATAGATTCCAGGTGATCAAACTATCAAGTTCACAGCGACAACTAGAATGGTCAGCCACATTAAAGAATGAGAAAAGCGATAAAATTTATGTTATTAGCAGTTAAGTAGTTCTCCTATCATGCTACCCATTATCTCGTCAGATTTAGATAACACACCATTGCTGCAGAGTGCAGAAACATAACAACAGTAGGATGAggcagaaacctttcaaatttTCGAGCTCTTTCTGACTGTGAATTACTTAGCACCATACCAGGCACAAGTGGTCCACTTTGAGTTTGACGGGCTCTGCCTGTCTGATTTTTATTCTTGGCTTGTGCTCCTTCATTCTCTACGAGTGATGCTGGCAGCTCAGATTTTGAATTGCTCTTCTTCATATCAGTTTTTGCCTTATTGTCAAACTCTTTAATGCCACTTTCATATGTCTGTCCCTTGTTTGTAAGGTTCTCAACTACAAGCAGCTCATCACCATTTATCTTTTCACTGGAGATGAAAGGAGACACAGCAGAAAAATTATTAAGGTCTTAATAGGGACATAAGTTCACCAGACAGAAgcaaaaactaaaactaaattAAGAACTGTAGACAAAAAACCTTTACAAGGCAACAATATAATAACGTAGCATAAAGATGGAATGAATATTTTCAATTTACCTGCCAATATTGTGGACTGCTGGTTTTGGTACAGAATCAGATGCACTCTACAAACAAGAAAAAAGGTACTTTGTTATCGACTTTCTTAACTTTGTATAAGCATCAAGTATAGCAAGATgtatacaacaaaaaaaaacaaaagaaatgacAAAAAACTGACAGATCTTAAGAAGTAAATAATTGTGAAAACAACCTTTTGGCTCATATTAGATTTTATattgtctgcttcttcttggATTTCTTGTATTTCATCCTCGTCTAGCAACTGCAGAATAAAACAGCCCATAGTATCACTTCCAATGTTCACAATTATTCCATACTGATGATGGGCATAAATAAGAATTCTCTCAACATACCAATGATGCTTGAAACTTCAAATCCTCAACATCAAAGTTCCAAGCACTTACTCCTCGCTGGTACTCACTCTGAAATAGAACAGAAGCTATCAATCAAGAAAGATAattacaacaaatgcacaaaccACAAATTACAgggaatgtattattttttctaaatCCTGAGCAAAGTGTTTAAATGGCAGATTCTACATTTCCTCACATCATTACTTCTtcaaaaaagtaataaaataaataaatagagaaGGGCCCCATAATTATCAACTTGTTAATGAGATAAGACAATTCCAGCTGTTGTCTGATCATACACCAGCAGTTTAGCTCAACTGTCTACTCAATAGAAAATGAGGGCTGTTGGTAGCGGTTGGCTAATGAGCAAGAAAGGAATAAGGAGAAAACGAGGGTTCACAACTTCCTTCGCttcaatcaaatataaaaacacTCATAAACGGAAAAAACTCTTTTTCATTCTACTTTTTGTGAACACCAGGTGTGGAGAAGTTATCTATAATCTTTCACATGTAGGCCATGTAGACCAACAGTAGAAAAGGGATATGTTTCCCATTGCAGTAAATCTTTGCTTAGCATAAAATAGGAAACAAAATAGAAGAAATACTGAGATCTGAGGCATTTCAAACCTGAGATATAGCCTCCTCTTCAGCTGAAGGCAACTTTTTCAAAGCAAGTTGTGCAGCATCTTTGATCTGCGTGCAATTCACAACAATATCAGCATAAATTCTAGAAAAAATTACTTCTGAACCCTACTGGTTTCCATGAACGGAATATACCTGTAGATCTTTCACGCGCTTCCATAGTGGTGGCAGGTCAACAAACAACTTTTTAACAATGAGTTCAGGAGGCTTTGCATTCTTGAAAAATGAGTGCTTTAACAACTTTTCTGCAGTTGGTCTCTTTGTTTGATCTTTTACCAAACACATAGCAACCATTTCTTTAAAGGACTGTCAAAAGCCAAACGCGACTAATCATGGACACTGGTAATAATAATCAGAGGCCATAAAAGTGTTCAGTGAACATGGTGCACCTGGAAATATCATGAATACCTTAGAGAACCTCTTATCACGGTCATAATCAAGTCCGGGGGGAGCATTTTGTATGGTCATTAACAAAACCTATTGGAGAGTAGAGGCATATATCAAAAAGTGTTTAGGACGGTATCATCCACAAAAAGAGCTCTTATGTAGAGATGTATACCTTCATTGGAGGATATTTGGAAAATGGGGCGTGTCCATGGGCTAACTCCAGTGCAGTTATTCCAAATGACCAAATGTCAGCCCTGTACATTTAACAAAAAGCACTATAAATAATGCACAAAAGGAATAGGTATATGTAACTGCTAACAATCATGATGGAAGACTAACAAATAGGAGTGCAAGGTGAGCACATGGATCCAATATGATAAAATTACTTGGTGTGATAATTTAAAGTGAGAAATGTTCTTCCCAGAACAGATCAGCTAGAGTTTGAATTCGACTTTAGTCTTTCAAATAGACATGTTCAGACAGTTAGGATCATGCCAAAGTAGCTTATGGAATGAAAACAAATTTCTAGGTAAACATTGCACCACACATCTTACACATACCTCAGATTTGAAACTAATATTCCAGTACATATTCTAGGAGATATCAttaataattatccaaatcgCAATCTACAAGAGTAGATTAAACTTAAATGATAAATTCACAAACACTTTTTTTATGCTCATCAAATTGTGCATGCATAAAACACAGTTTATATAGAACCACAAGACAATACAAGAATATGGAGTAACCCACTTGAAATCATATCCAGTTCCTGGCTGCAACACTTCTGGGGCCATCCTGCATAATGAATTAAAAGGGACAGATTATAGCAGCAGGTATCAAAAGAGTGAGTGAGACTGGGAGATATGTATAGTAGAAAGTAAATGGGTATTGGATAACTACTGGTGTTAGTGTGGTATTTTTGCCTcaatgtgtgtgtatgtgtgtgcatgtgagagagagagacacaAACCAGCATGGTGTGCCTACAAAGGTATTCCTCGAACGCTGTCTATCACCTCTGTCAAACATGCAGGATGAAACACCAAAATCAGCAAGCTTCACCTCACCATTACTATCCATCAATATATTTCCAGCCTGTGAAGAGATGTTAAACAAAATATGAAGTAATTTACTTAATGCATACTGTGACTGTCCACTGAACAAGTCCAATGTCTGTGATCTGCCTAGATGCAAGCTTGCACAATTAATTAACCTTAACGTCACGATGAATATTGCCATTATGATGAAGGTATTCCAAAGCCTTCAAAGTTTCTTTCAGGATAGATCCAATGGCAGATTCTTCGAACCCTTCTTGATATGCTATCTTCATGAGATGTAGGCAAGACCCCTCAGCCATAAAAGGCATTACCACCCAAAGGTTGTGGTCAACAACAAATGAACAAAAAGATTTTATGACATTAGGATGGTCTATTAAACTCATCGTTTGAGCTTCCCGGCGAATATCATCCTGCAGAAAAGACAATATCATAAACTCCAGCCTAACCGCATCTACTCATCCTAACAGAATAAATAAGCTACATTAACTGGTGAAAATattcttatactccctccgtccccaaagaatatgcactttgggttcggcacgtgttttaatgcaaaattagtaaagtaagagagatgtagagaggaaaagtaattaaagtgttgttagtggagaatgggtcccacctcttagagagagaagaatttctaaaattggaaagtgcatattcttgtgggacggactaaaaaggaaagagtgcatattcttgtgggacggactaaaaaggaaagagtgcatattcttgtgggacggagggagtattttgaaACTAGAATCCAAGGGAGAACAAGAACTTTCCATCAAAGAGATCTAAACTTAACAGGAATACTACAATAAACCTACATTAAGAATTCCGAGCCAACTGAGATAGTTAGATTACATTTCACTGCATACAATTCATTACGTAAACGCCCATAAGGCAACATATCTCAGAAGCAGCAAGTCATTGGCAAAAGCTAATTATACAGGCTCCCTTCATATGATTCGAGAAACAGCCATTAATAATTCTTACATTGTGCCATAGCCCAT
This window contains:
- the LOC121758849 gene encoding germinal center kinase 1-like isoform X3, with protein sequence MAIFIVTLRLINCASLHLGRSQTLDLFSGQSQGDRQRSRNTFVGTPCWMAPEVLQPGTGYDFKADIWSFGITALELAHGHAPFSKYPPMKVLLMTIQNAPPGLDYDRDKRFSKSFKEMVAMCLVKDQTKRPTAEKLLKHSFFKNAKPPELIVKKLFVDLPPLWKRVKDLQIKDAAQLALKKLPSAEEEAISQSEYQRGVSAWNFDVEDLKFQASLLLDEDEIQEIQEEADNIKSNMSQKSASDSVPKPAVHNIGSEKINGDELLVVENLTNKGQTYESGIKEFDNKAKTDMKKSNSKSELPASLVENEGAQAKNKNQTGRARQTQSGPLVPGMVLSNSQSERARKFERYEIDNHLVAEKSQQVRRAPSFSGPLNLPNRASANSLSAPIKSSGGFKDTLEDKSKTNLVQIKGRFSVTSENVDLVKDIPLSTVSRRSSQGSPLRKSASVGNWIFDSKQMPQSQSPKEIGNSNGYASVLMPHLQNLFQQTSIQQDLIVDLLSSLQIAEVENAPQNGKLPPSRGSDTNGSVESIVSERERMLLVTISELQARMNSLTDELTSEKLKYMQLQKRLNAVPTRVEDEDRRGGDS
- the LOC121758849 gene encoding serine/threonine-protein kinase BLUS1-like isoform X1, whose translation is MGKTYSANPNDYKLLEEVGYGASATVYRAIYLPYNEVVAVKCLDLDRCHSNLDDIRREAQTMSLIDHPNVIKSFCSFVVDHNLWVVMPFMAEGSCLHLMKIAYQEGFEESAIGSILKETLKALEYLHHNGNIHRDVKAGNILMDSNGEVKLADFGVSSCMFDRGDRQRSRNTFVGTPCWMAPEVLQPGTGYDFKADIWSFGITALELAHGHAPFSKYPPMKVLLMTIQNAPPGLDYDRDKRFSKSFKEMVAMCLVKDQTKRPTAEKLLKHSFFKNAKPPELIVKKLFVDLPPLWKRVKDLQIKDAAQLALKKLPSAEEEAISQSEYQRGVSAWNFDVEDLKFQASLLLDEDEIQEIQEEADNIKSNMSQKSASDSVPKPAVHNIGSEKINGDELLVVENLTNKGQTYESGIKEFDNKAKTDMKKSNSKSELPASLVENEGAQAKNKNQTGRARQTQSGPLVPGMVLSNSQSERARKFERYEIDNHLVAEKSQQVRRAPSFSGPLNLPNRASANSLSAPIKSSGGFKDTLEDKSKTNLVQIKGRFSVTSENVDLVKDIPLSTVSRRSSQGSPLRKSASVGNWIFDSKQMPQSQSPKEIGNSNGYASVLMPHLQNLFQQTSIQQDLIVDLLSSLQIAEVENAPQNGKLPPSRGSDTNGSVESIVSERERMLLVTISELQARMNSLTDELTSEKLKYMQLQKRLNAVPTRVEDEDRRGGDS
- the LOC121758849 gene encoding serine/threonine-protein kinase BLUS1-like isoform X2, which gives rise to MGKTYSANPNDYKLLEEVGYGASATVYRAIYLPYNEVVAVKCLDLDRCHSNLDDIRREAQTMSLIDHPNVIKSFCSFVVDHNLWVVMPFMAEGSCLHLMKIAYQEGFEESAIGSILKETLKALEYLHHNGNIHRDVKAGNILMDSNGEVKLADFGVSSCMFDRGDRQRSRNTFVGTPCWMAPEVLQPGTGYDFKADIWSFGITALELAHGHAPFSKYPPMKVLLMTIQNAPPGLDYDRDKRFSKSFKEMVAMCLVKDQTKRPTAEKLLKHSFFKNAKPPELIVKKLFVDLPPLWKRVKDLQIKDAAQLALKKLPSAEEEAISQSEYQRGVSAWNFDVEDLKFQASLLLDEDEIQEIQEEADNIKSNMSQKSASDSVPKPAVHNIGSEKINGDELLVVENLTNKGQTYESGIKEFDNKAKTDMKKSNSKSELPASLVENEGAQAKNKNQTGRARQTQSGPLVPGMVLSNSQSERARKFERYEIDNHLVAEKSQQVRRAPSFSGPLNLPNRASANSLSAPIKSSGGFKDTLEDKSKTNLVQIKGRFSVTSENVDLVKDIPLSTVSRRSSQGSPLRKSASVGNWIFDSKQMPQSQSPKEIGNSNGYASVLMPHLQNLFQQTSIQQDLIVDLLSSLQIAEVENAPQNGKLPPSRGSDTNGSVESIVSERERMLLVTISELQARCVVI